From one Nilaparvata lugens isolate BPH chromosome 2, ASM1435652v1, whole genome shotgun sequence genomic stretch:
- the LOC111047556 gene encoding band 4.1-like protein 4A, translating to MQGQLPSVAELNYLDKVKWLEMYGVDLHPVLGEDNVEYFLGLTPTGVIVLRNKNKVANYFWPRITKIYFKGRYFMLRVCDKNNEENTYGFETPSKPACKHLYKCCVEHHAFFRLVQVSPNPPDVIGTRFSSGRAEKISQREAQMRLRSPPQFTRTPSRRYQRRIVEGAQDIPKVDEMPKSNKENIPVHEMKHISVPQPVQSVASLYRGAPVMPSSRGCDSPRSTRSAPWGPMAPPPSRGLYSLGGGAPSPRSVRSQPHSHQRKQARRSSSVESHSSNDSRSCRRHRHRSRRGSDNESELSRCSGKSRRHRHRSRRSSGSEHESRRHSSSKHRYELVESESQWKEVQRKQAEGSSGVHHANVISSSGGGGGGGGGGGGGGGGGGGRPRSGYMNSGMETESEHSYHHRRKHRKHRSRSRSPSDKPRLPEELKQHLEFQLVETAGMSESQLREIPYKVVETTSAKAAVKVRLSPTNKRRTHSSRRINSGTLKEEELPSTGDSPPPPYSESPATNQNAPNEVTNSDLTNKNAANNNNSHHQLPRNGTPALTPQSVESSAQNTRSLCSALYGNPTTLLGQSTHHNINRRNDNSNWISQDQTRVVSHHNSQPSNSTGGSLWKQDLPPRNIPFGSMRQSLSNSSNHKPWVGPEVRGTVGLAWKTPDNQFPPNFPALPETSLSRRPSQEGLLNYTSAKPPRPNMNTSQEYLASSNGGLNYAGISSNLRTSRSSIIDQANGNITYNSPSRQSSFTQSSSFVDLNRSSGGDSSLRQVMNGSSDLNGKPRVTSSSSSSLQSTSNLTNTSKSRSNLSVDQNGGPTHQNGGMKVNSQSQQQLIASADDLSNGVKWGLDVVGGGGQLQQDQVNKNWGPGVFYQGKAATDNTTSTSAQKNEVNNNPMIVHEMSTEL from the exons GGTGAAGATAACGTGGAATACTTCCTTGGATTGACGCCCACCGGAGTTATAGTTTTGAGAAATAAGAATAAAGTGGCTAACTATTTTTG GCCTAGAATAACAAAGATTTATTTTAAGGGTAGATACTTCATGCTACGCGTCTGTGATAAAAAT AATGAGGAAAACACATACGGCTTTGAGACACCTTCAAAGCCAGCCTGCAAGCATTTATACAAATGTTGTGTTGAGCACCACGCGTTCTTCAGACTTGTGCAGGTCTCTCCCAATCCACCCGACGTTATAGGCACCCGTTTCAG TAGTGGTCGAGCGGAGAAGATATCTCAACGTGAGGCACAAATGCGACTGCGCAGTCCGCCCCAATTCACCAGAACGCCAAGTAGACGATATCAGAGGCGAATTGTTGAAGGTGCACAAGACA TTCCCAAAGTAGACGAAATGCCAAAGTCTAACAAAGAGAACATTCCTGTTCATGAAATGAAGCACATCTCAGTGCCTCAACCAGTGCAATC GGTGGCCAGCCTGTACAGAGGCGCGCCCGTAATGCCCTCTTCGCGCGGCTGCGACTCGCCACGCAGCACCCGTTCGGCCCCCTGGGGGCCAATGGCCCCTCCGCCGTCGCGGGGCCTCTACTCGCTTGGCGGGGGCGCGCCCAGCCCCCGATCGGTGCGGTCCCAGCCGCACTCGCATCAGCGCAAGCAGGCCAGGCGGTCGTCCTCCGTCGAGAGTCACAGCAGCAACGACTCCAGGTCGTGTCGCAG ACACAGACACAGGAGCAGACGAGGCTCGGACAATGAAAGCGAGTTGTCGCGCTGCTCTGGCAAGTCACGGCGTCACCGACATCGCAGTCGGCGATCATCGGGCAGCGAGCATGAGTCCAGGCGACATTCCTCCTCCAAACATAG GTACGAACTGGTAGAATCAGAATCACAGTGGAAAGAGGTTCAGCGTAAGCAGGCCGAGGGCAGTAGTGGAGTACATCACGCCAATGTCATAAGCAgcagtggaggaggaggaggaggaggaggaggaggaggaggaggaggaggtggtggaggaggaaggCCTAGATCGGGGTACATGAACAGTGGTATGGAGACAGAGAGTGAGCACTCGTATCATCATAGGCGCAAACATCGCAAGCACAG ATCCCGTTCGCGGTCACCTTCGGACAAACCGCGCCTGCCCGAAGAGCTGAAACAACACCTGGAGTTCCAACTGGTGGAGACGGCCGGCATGAGTGAGTCCCAGTTGCGAGAGATCCCCTACAAAGTGGTCGAGACTACATCAGCCAAGGCCGCTGTCAAAGTGCGACTGTCTCCCACCAACAAGCGCAGAACACATTCCAGTAGGAGAATCAACAG TGGTacattgaaagaagaagaactcCCCAGTACCGGTGACAGTCCCCCGCCACCCTACTCAGAATCACCGGCAACCAATCAGAACGCTCCAAACGAAGTCACCAACTCTGATCTGACCAATAAGAACGCCGCTAACAATAACAACAGTCACCATCAGCTTCCCAG aAACGGCACTCCTGCTTTGACGCCGCAAAGCGTGGAGTCGTCGGCCCAAAACACGCGATCGCTTTGCTCCGCTCTGTATGGAAACCCGACAACATTGCTCGGACAATCCACACATCACAACATCAACAGACGAAACGACAATTCCAACTG GATCTCACAAGACCAGACGAGAGTTGTATCCCATCATAACTCACAGCCGAGCAATTCAACGGGAGGCAGTTTATGGAAGCAAGACTTGCCGCCTAGAAATATTCCATTCGGCTCCATGCGACAATCTCTGTCTAATTCAAG CAACCACAAACCCTGGGTCGGCCCCGAAGTGAGAGGCACAGTGGGTCTAGCCTGGAAAACCCCCGACAACCAATTTCCCCCAAACTTTCCCGCGTTACCAGAAACCTCCCTAAGTCGCAGACCCTCTCAGGAAGGGCTCCTCAACTATACCTCTGCCAAACCACCACGTCCCAACATGAACACCTCCCAAGAGTATCTAGCCAGTTCCAACGGAGGTTTGAATTACGCGGGGATTTCAAGTAATCTGAGGACTTCAAGGTCATCAATAATTGACCAAGCTAACGGTAACATAACCTACAACAGTCCCTCGAGACAGAGTTCGTTCACACAGAGCAGTAGCTTTGTAGATCTGAATCGAAGTAGTGGTGGGGATAGTAGTTTGAGGCAAGTTATGAATGGCAGCAGTGATCTGAATGGGAAACCACGTGTTACTAGTAGCAGCAGTAGTAGTTTACAATCTACTAGTAACCTAACGAATACTTCAAAGAGCCGGAGTAACCTGTCGGTGGACCAAAATGGCGGACCTACGCACCAAAATGGCGGGATGAAAGTGAACAGTCAGAGTCAGCAACAGCTGATCGCTAGTGCGGATGATTTGAGTAATGGGGTGAAATGGGGGTTGGACGTGGTTGGTGGCGGTGGTCAGCTGCAGCAGGATCAAGTCAACAAGAATTGGGGTCCGGGGGTGTTCTATCAGGGCAAGGCAGCAACTGATAATACG ACCTCAACCAGCGCACAGAAGAATGAAGTTAACAACAATCCAATGATTGTCCACGAAATGAGCACCGAATTGTAA